A DNA window from Streptomyces sp. CA-278952 contains the following coding sequences:
- a CDS encoding APC family permease, which yields MSTAESPTTGDPTNPGGSPPLKRALGTKLLILFVIGDILGTGIYATTGNVAGKVGGALWLPFAIGFAVALLTAASYVELVGKYPKAAGAALYTQKAFKVPFLTFVVAFMVMCSGLSSASAAARAFSGDYLGEFTDAVPPTLIAILFVLALAAINLRGVAESVKANVVLTLVEVSGLAVILAIGAYAVFSGDGEPARLTQIETGGTGYAVLTGVLGATALGFFAFVGFEDSVNMAEETKDPARAFPRAIFIGVGITGTVYVLVALVSSLLVDSRTLAGSSGPLLEVVKAGGVDFPPKLFALIALFAVTNSALINIMMASRLCYGMANERILPPAMGKVLAGRRTPWVGIVFVSLLAIGLVSTGEIEGLGDTTSFLLLCVFAVVNVAVLVLRKDRVDHHHFRTPTALPVLGALTSLILASPLADRGSDVYVRAGILLLIGVGLWVLNKAVMTARERSGAPDA from the coding sequence ATGAGCACTGCCGAATCCCCCACGACCGGCGATCCCACGAACCCCGGAGGATCGCCGCCCCTCAAGCGCGCCCTCGGCACCAAGCTGCTGATCCTCTTCGTCATCGGCGACATCCTGGGCACCGGCATCTACGCGACCACCGGGAACGTGGCGGGCAAGGTGGGCGGCGCGCTGTGGCTGCCGTTCGCGATCGGTTTCGCCGTCGCCCTGCTGACGGCGGCCTCGTACGTCGAACTCGTCGGCAAGTACCCGAAGGCGGCCGGGGCCGCGCTCTACACCCAGAAGGCGTTCAAGGTCCCGTTCCTGACCTTCGTCGTCGCCTTCATGGTGATGTGCTCGGGCCTCTCCTCGGCGAGCGCGGCGGCGCGCGCGTTCAGCGGCGACTACCTGGGAGAGTTCACCGACGCGGTGCCGCCGACCCTGATCGCGATCCTGTTCGTCCTCGCCCTCGCCGCGATCAACCTCCGCGGGGTCGCCGAGTCGGTGAAGGCGAACGTCGTGCTGACCCTGGTCGAGGTCAGCGGGCTCGCGGTGATCCTCGCGATCGGCGCGTACGCCGTGTTCAGCGGCGACGGCGAGCCCGCCCGGCTGACCCAGATCGAGACCGGCGGCACCGGATACGCCGTGCTCACCGGGGTGCTCGGCGCCACCGCGCTGGGCTTCTTCGCCTTCGTCGGCTTCGAGGACTCGGTCAACATGGCCGAGGAGACCAAGGACCCCGCCCGCGCCTTCCCCCGCGCGATCTTCATCGGGGTGGGCATCACCGGCACCGTCTACGTCCTGGTCGCCCTGGTCTCCTCGCTCCTGGTCGACTCCCGCACCCTGGCGGGCTCCAGCGGCCCGCTGCTGGAGGTGGTGAAGGCCGGGGGCGTCGATTTCCCGCCGAAACTCTTCGCGCTGATCGCCCTGTTCGCCGTCACCAACTCGGCGCTGATCAACATCATGATGGCCTCGCGGCTCTGCTACGGCATGGCCAACGAGCGCATCCTGCCGCCCGCGATGGGCAAGGTGCTGGCCGGCCGCCGCACCCCCTGGGTCGGGATCGTCTTCGTCTCCCTCCTGGCCATCGGCCTGGTCTCCACCGGCGAGATCGAGGGGCTCGGCGACACCACCTCGTTCCTGCTGCTCTGCGTCTTCGCCGTCGTCAACGTCGCCGTGCTGGTGCTCCGCAAGGACCGGGTGGACCACCACCACTTCCGTACGCCCACGGCGCTTCCGGTGCTCGGCGCGCTCACCTCGCTGATCCTGGCGAGCCCGCTCGCCGACCGGGGCTCCGACGTGTACGTCCGGGCCGGGATCCTGCTGCTGATCGGGGTCGGGCTGTGGGTGCTCAACAAGGCGGTGATGACGGCCCGCGAGAGGTCCGGCGCCCCGGACGCCTGA
- a CDS encoding MurR/RpiR family transcriptional regulator, which translates to MSGSSPAARLQRLFEGHRLTPTQRRIAHCMVRRAADAPFLSSVELAELAGVSQPSVTRFAVALGFDGYPALRRHLREVAPADGEQEDPGETYNEYQQAVRAEIENLQHLCDVLADPAPVERAGRLLAGSRPLPVLGLRAASSQARGFGYFAAKVHPDVRVLDEGGSMLPDRIDSARRAGATVLMCFALPRHSKESVDALAYARDQGLTVVTVADSAFAPVAKHSDLLLPAAIGSGLSFDTVCAPMLLGRVLLEAMCDGLPDAQARLEEFDARAAARGLFVE; encoded by the coding sequence ATGAGTGGGAGCAGCCCCGCCGCACGGTTGCAGCGGCTCTTCGAGGGCCACCGGCTCACGCCCACCCAGCGGCGTATCGCGCACTGCATGGTCCGCCGGGCCGCCGACGCGCCGTTCCTCTCCAGCGTCGAGCTGGCCGAGCTGGCCGGGGTCAGCCAGCCCTCCGTCACCCGCTTCGCCGTCGCCCTCGGCTTCGACGGCTACCCGGCGCTGCGCAGGCACCTGCGCGAGGTCGCGCCCGCCGACGGGGAGCAGGAGGACCCGGGGGAGACGTACAACGAGTATCAGCAGGCCGTCCGCGCCGAGATCGAGAACCTCCAGCACCTCTGTGACGTGCTCGCCGACCCCGCGCCCGTCGAGCGGGCCGGCCGGCTGCTCGCCGGCTCCCGGCCGTTGCCGGTGCTGGGGCTGCGCGCCGCCTCCTCGCAGGCGCGCGGCTTCGGCTACTTCGCCGCCAAGGTGCACCCCGACGTCCGGGTCCTCGACGAGGGCGGCAGCATGCTGCCCGACCGCATCGACTCCGCCCGCCGGGCCGGGGCCACCGTCCTGATGTGCTTCGCGCTGCCGCGCCACTCCAAGGAGAGCGTGGACGCGCTCGCGTACGCCCGGGACCAGGGGCTGACCGTGGTGACGGTCGCCGACTCCGCCTTCGCGCCCGTCGCCAAGCACAGCGATCTGCTGCTCCCGGCCGCGATCGGCTCAGGGCTCTCCTTCGACACCGTCTGCGCGCCGATGCTGCTCGGCCGGGTGTTGCTGGAGGCGATGTGCGACGGACTCCCCGACGCCCAGGCCCGGTTGGAGGAGTTCGACGCCCGGGCGGCGGCGCGCGGCCTGTTCGTGGAGTGA
- a CDS encoding Bax inhibitor-1/YccA family protein, translated as MRSSNPVFSRRGFSRDNGHAGFNATPQAGAPATGNPYAQGTAANPYATNPYAQTDIQGAPQAPARPDVMTIDDVVTRTAMTLGTVIVAATAAWWTLPVDKANVGTAIGVAIGAAIIGFVLSLVNSFKRRPSPPLILTYAAFEGVFLGVISNIVSVYWAPGAAMQAVIGTMAVFAGVLIAYRTGLIRVTRRFYGFVMAAAIGFTLLMMVNLLFAVFGGGDGLGFRSGALGIIFGIVAIVIGACILALNFKQVEDGIAYGAPREESWLAAFGLTVTLVWIYIEMLRLVAILSGDD; from the coding sequence ATGAGGAGCAGCAACCCGGTCTTCTCGCGACGGGGGTTCAGCCGCGACAACGGCCACGCGGGCTTCAACGCGACGCCGCAGGCCGGGGCCCCCGCGACGGGCAACCCGTACGCGCAGGGCACCGCCGCCAACCCGTACGCCACCAACCCCTACGCGCAGACGGACATCCAGGGCGCCCCACAGGCGCCCGCCCGTCCCGACGTGATGACCATCGACGACGTGGTGACACGTACGGCGATGACGCTCGGCACCGTGATCGTCGCCGCGACCGCCGCCTGGTGGACGCTGCCGGTCGACAAGGCGAACGTCGGCACGGCGATCGGCGTCGCCATCGGCGCCGCGATCATCGGCTTCGTGCTGTCGCTGGTGAACTCGTTCAAGCGCCGGCCCTCGCCGCCGCTGATCCTGACGTACGCGGCGTTCGAGGGTGTCTTCCTCGGCGTCATCAGCAACATCGTCAGTGTCTACTGGGCACCCGGCGCCGCGATGCAGGCGGTGATCGGCACCATGGCGGTCTTCGCCGGTGTGCTGATCGCCTACCGCACCGGACTGATCCGGGTCACGCGCCGCTTCTACGGCTTCGTGATGGCGGCCGCCATCGGCTTCACGCTGCTGATGATGGTCAACCTCCTGTTCGCCGTGTTCGGCGGCGGTGACGGCCTCGGCTTCCGCAGCGGTGCGCTCGGCATCATCTTCGGCATCGTGGCCATCGTCATCGGCGCGTGCATCCTCGCCCTGAACTTCAAGCAGGTCGAGGACGGCATCGCGTATGGCGCTCCGCGCGAGGAGTCCTGGCTGGCGGCCTTCGGCCTCACCGTGACCCTGGTGTGGATCTACATCGAGATGCTGCGCCTGGTCGCGATCCTCAGCGGCGACGACTGA
- the hutU gene encoding urocanate hydratase, protein MSGPRPVRAPRGSALTALGWQQEAALRMLQNNLDPEVAEHPDKLVVYGGTGKAARDWRSFDAMVRTLRTLKQDETMLVQSGRPVGVMQTHEWAPRVLIANSNLVGDWANWEEFRRLEALGLTMYGQMTAGSWIYIGTQGILQGTYETFAAVAAKKFGGTLAGTITLTAGLGGMGGAQPLAVTMNDGVALCIDCDPRAIERRIEHRFLDVKADNLEHALQLAVEARDARRPLSIGLLGNAAELLPRMLAESAPVDIVTDQTSAHDPLAYLPLGVDFDDMAGLAADKPADFTQRARESMARHVEAMVGFMDAGAEVFDYGNSIRGEAQLAGYDRAFDFPGFVPAYIRPLFCEGKGPFRWAALSGEASDIHKTDKAMLELFPENESLHRWIKMAGERVHFQGLPARICWLGYGERDKAGERFNDMVASGELAAPLAIGRDHLDCGSVASPYRETEAMLDGSDAIADWPLLNAMVNVASGASWVSLHHGGGVGMGRSIHAGQVSVADGTKLAGEKIRRVLTNDPGMGVIRHVDAGYDIAENVAADQGVRVPMTEGN, encoded by the coding sequence ATGTCAGGACCCCGCCCCGTACGGGCACCGCGCGGCAGCGCGCTGACCGCCCTGGGATGGCAGCAGGAAGCCGCCCTGCGGATGCTCCAGAACAACCTCGACCCCGAGGTCGCCGAGCACCCCGACAAGCTCGTCGTCTACGGCGGCACCGGGAAGGCCGCCCGCGACTGGCGCTCGTTCGACGCGATGGTCCGCACCCTCCGGACGCTCAAGCAGGACGAGACGATGCTCGTCCAGTCCGGGCGGCCGGTCGGCGTCATGCAGACCCACGAGTGGGCGCCGCGCGTGCTCATCGCCAACTCCAACCTGGTCGGCGACTGGGCCAACTGGGAGGAGTTCCGCCGCCTGGAGGCGCTCGGACTCACCATGTACGGCCAGATGACCGCCGGGTCCTGGATCTACATCGGCACCCAGGGCATCCTCCAGGGCACCTACGAGACCTTCGCCGCCGTCGCCGCGAAGAAGTTCGGCGGGACGCTGGCCGGGACGATCACGCTGACCGCCGGGCTCGGCGGCATGGGCGGCGCCCAGCCGCTCGCCGTCACCATGAACGACGGCGTCGCCCTCTGCATCGACTGCGACCCGCGCGCCATCGAGCGCCGGATCGAGCACCGCTTCCTGGACGTGAAAGCGGACAACCTGGAGCACGCCCTCCAGCTCGCCGTCGAAGCCCGCGACGCCCGCCGCCCGCTCTCCATCGGTCTCCTCGGCAACGCCGCCGAACTGCTGCCCCGGATGCTCGCCGAGAGCGCGCCCGTCGACATCGTCACCGACCAGACCAGCGCCCACGATCCGCTGGCCTACCTGCCGCTCGGCGTCGACTTCGACGACATGGCCGGTCTCGCCGCCGACAAGCCCGCCGACTTCACCCAGCGCGCCCGCGAGTCGATGGCCCGCCACGTCGAGGCCATGGTCGGCTTCATGGACGCCGGCGCCGAGGTCTTCGACTACGGCAACTCCATCCGCGGCGAGGCCCAGCTCGCCGGGTACGACCGCGCCTTCGACTTCCCCGGCTTTGTCCCCGCCTACATCCGCCCCCTTTTCTGCGAGGGCAAGGGCCCCTTCCGCTGGGCCGCGCTCTCCGGCGAGGCCTCCGACATCCACAAGACCGACAAGGCGATGCTGGAGCTGTTCCCGGAGAACGAGTCGCTGCACCGCTGGATCAAGATGGCCGGCGAGCGCGTCCACTTCCAGGGCCTGCCCGCCCGCATCTGCTGGCTCGGCTACGGCGAGCGCGACAAGGCCGGCGAGCGCTTCAACGACATGGTCGCGAGCGGCGAGCTGGCCGCCCCGCTGGCCATCGGCCGCGACCACCTGGACTGCGGCTCGGTCGCCTCCCCGTACCGCGAGACCGAGGCCATGCTCGACGGCTCCGACGCCATCGCCGACTGGCCGCTGCTCAACGCCATGGTCAACGTCGCCTCCGGCGCCTCCTGGGTCTCCCTCCACCACGGCGGCGGCGTCGGCATGGGCCGCTCCATCCACGCGGGCCAGGTATCCGTCGCGGACGGCACGAAGCTCGCGGGTGAGAAGATCCGCCGCGTGCTGACGAACGACCCGGGCATGGGCGTCATCCGCCACGTGGACGCCGGGTACGACATCGCCGAGAACGTCGCCGCCGACCAAGGCGTACGCGTC
- a CDS encoding acetyl-CoA C-acetyltransferase, which translates to MPEAVIVSAARSPIGRAFKGSLKDLRADDLTATIIRTALAKVPELDPKDIDDLMLGCGLPGGEQGNNLGRIIAVQMGMDHLPGCTVTRYCSSSLQTSRMALHAIKAGEGDVFISAGVEMVSRFTKGNSDSLPDTHNPLFADAEARTAARAEESGASWHDPREDGLVPDAYISMGQTAENLARSKGVTRQEMDEFGVRSQNLAEEALKNGFWEREITPVTTPDGTVVAKDDGPRAGVTMEGVQGLKPVFRPDGLVTAANCCPLNDGAAALVIMSDTKARELGLTPLARIVSTGVSGLSPEIMGYGPVEASKQALKRAGLTIDDIDLAEINEAFAAQVIPSYRDLGLPLDKVNVNGGAIAVGHPFGMTGARITGTLINSLQFHDKQWGLETMCVGGGQGMAMVIERLS; encoded by the coding sequence ATGCCCGAAGCCGTGATCGTCTCTGCCGCCCGTTCGCCGATCGGCCGCGCCTTCAAGGGGTCCCTGAAGGACCTGCGCGCGGACGACCTGACCGCCACGATCATCCGGACCGCGCTGGCCAAGGTCCCCGAGCTGGACCCGAAGGACATCGACGACCTGATGCTGGGGTGCGGTCTGCCCGGCGGCGAGCAGGGCAACAACCTGGGCCGCATCATCGCCGTGCAGATGGGGATGGACCACCTTCCCGGCTGTACGGTCACCCGCTACTGCTCCTCCTCGCTGCAGACCAGCCGGATGGCGCTGCACGCGATCAAGGCGGGCGAGGGCGACGTCTTCATCTCGGCCGGCGTCGAGATGGTGTCCCGCTTCACCAAGGGCAATTCCGACAGCCTCCCGGACACGCACAACCCGCTGTTCGCCGATGCCGAGGCGCGCACCGCCGCCCGCGCCGAGGAGTCCGGCGCGAGCTGGCACGACCCGCGCGAGGACGGCCTCGTGCCGGACGCGTACATCTCGATGGGGCAGACGGCGGAGAACCTGGCCCGGTCCAAGGGCGTCACCCGCCAGGAGATGGACGAGTTCGGCGTACGGTCGCAGAACCTCGCCGAGGAAGCCCTGAAGAACGGCTTCTGGGAGCGGGAGATCACCCCGGTCACCACCCCCGACGGCACGGTGGTCGCCAAGGACGACGGCCCGCGCGCGGGCGTCACCATGGAGGGCGTGCAGGGCCTGAAGCCGGTCTTCCGCCCCGACGGCCTGGTCACCGCGGCCAACTGCTGCCCGCTCAACGACGGCGCCGCGGCCCTGGTGATCATGTCCGACACCAAGGCGCGCGAGCTGGGCCTGACCCCGCTGGCCCGGATCGTCTCCACCGGCGTGTCCGGCCTCTCCCCCGAGATCATGGGGTACGGCCCGGTCGAGGCCAGCAAGCAGGCGCTGAAGCGGGCCGGCCTGACCATCGACGACATCGACCTCGCCGAGATCAACGAGGCGTTCGCCGCGCAGGTCATCCCCTCCTACCGGGACCTCGGCCTGCCGCTGGACAAGGTCAACGTCAACGGCGGCGCCATCGCCGTCGGCCACCCCTTCGGCATGACCGGCGCCCGCATCACCGGCACGCTGATCAACAGCCTCCAGTTCCACGACAAGCAGTGGGGCCTGGAGACGATGTGCGTGGGCGGCGGCCAGGGCATGGCGATGGTGATCGAGCGGCTGAGCTGA
- a CDS encoding roadblock/LC7 domain-containing protein — MVPEAEVRDVLVELQRLRARVPLLSGALAASTDGLVLAHDTPGVEAEGVAALTAAALGVSIRMTDATGRGGFRELLVRGDNGYIATYAAGSAAVLTLLAEDRINVGRLHLEGRRAGARIGELVDAALRRTEPPATAAPPRPTTAPGRTLPQRPT; from the coding sequence ATGGTGCCCGAGGCCGAAGTGCGTGATGTCCTCGTCGAGCTCCAGCGGTTACGCGCCCGGGTCCCGCTGCTCTCCGGGGCGCTGGCCGCCTCCACCGACGGTCTTGTCCTGGCCCACGACACCCCGGGCGTCGAGGCGGAGGGCGTCGCCGCCCTCACCGCGGCCGCCCTCGGCGTCTCCATCCGGATGACCGACGCCACCGGCCGGGGCGGCTTCCGCGAACTGCTGGTCCGCGGCGACAACGGCTACATCGCCACCTACGCCGCGGGCTCCGCCGCCGTCCTGACCCTGCTGGCCGAGGACCGCATCAACGTCGGGCGGCTCCATCTGGAGGGCCGCCGCGCGGGCGCCCGTATCGGCGAACTCGTCGACGCCGCGCTGCGACGCACGGAGCCTCCCGCCACCGCCGCACCCCCGCGCCCCACCACCGCGCCCGGCCGCACCCTGCCGCAACGCCCCACGTAG
- a CDS encoding helix-turn-helix domain-containing protein codes for MSAIAADPDAPGTDPLPVLSPMLQRLAAERATGALMRDRGTLYLADGEVVHAESPATPGIDVLLTAGGTLRHEGWWDAVAQAGANRRVGRYLVDSGHVPGGALELCHLGAVYDAAFFALAPTGTPARFRYGVAHWIGPVRPVPVAAVERETLRRREFLDRIWPDPACDGAPLLRTAAHPSDAPVPARQRRLLELADGVRTASDIAQALGRSAFHILVDLRRLAAAGLVEAVRVQPLPASSPPGRIALPEVTADPDVALLRRLRDALEAL; via the coding sequence ATGAGCGCGATAGCCGCCGACCCCGACGCCCCCGGTACGGACCCGCTCCCGGTGCTCTCCCCGATGCTCCAGCGCCTCGCTGCCGAGCGCGCCACCGGCGCCCTGATGCGCGACCGGGGCACGCTCTACCTCGCCGACGGCGAGGTGGTGCACGCCGAGAGCCCCGCCACCCCAGGCATCGACGTCCTGCTCACCGCCGGCGGGACCCTGCGGCACGAGGGCTGGTGGGACGCCGTGGCACAGGCCGGGGCGAACCGCCGGGTCGGCCGCTATCTCGTCGACAGCGGTCATGTCCCGGGCGGGGCACTGGAGTTGTGCCACCTCGGCGCGGTGTACGACGCCGCGTTCTTCGCGCTCGCCCCGACCGGGACCCCCGCCCGTTTCCGCTACGGGGTCGCGCACTGGATCGGTCCGGTGCGGCCCGTCCCGGTGGCCGCCGTGGAGCGCGAGACGCTGCGCAGACGGGAGTTCCTGGACCGGATCTGGCCCGACCCCGCCTGCGACGGCGCGCCACTGCTGCGGACGGCGGCGCATCCGTCCGACGCCCCGGTTCCGGCCCGGCAGCGCCGGCTCCTGGAGCTGGCCGACGGGGTCCGTACGGCCTCGGACATCGCGCAGGCGCTGGGCCGTTCGGCGTTCCACATCCTGGTCGACCTGCGGCGGCTGGCGGCGGCCGGCCTGGTGGAGGCGGTCCGCGTGCAGCCCCTGCCGGCCTCGTCCCCACCCGGCCGGATCGCGCTCCCCGAGGTGACGGCCGACCCCGACGTCGCCCTGCTGCGCCGGCTCCGAGACGCATTGGAGGCCCTGTGA
- a CDS encoding SGNH/GDSL hydrolase family protein — MARRIAAGAAYGGGSIGLIGAAAVGVFLAEVQLAKRQVGGGTAPVPPSADGRYGVAFAGPNDAMRLGMLGDSTAAGQGVRRAGHTPGALLASGLAAVAERPVDLRNVALPGARSDDLERQVSLLLADPARVPDVCVIMIGANDVTHRMPATQSVRCLTTAVRRLRTAGAEVVVGTCPDLGTIEPVYQPLRWVARRVSRQLAAAQTIGAVEQGGRTVSLGDLLGPEFAANPRELFGPDNYHPSAEGYATAAMAVLPTLCAVLGLWPETDRLDGGRREDILPVAKAASQAAREAGTEVTGARAPWALLKHRRRRRLPASTEPTPHPHPDAAHGPV; from the coding sequence GTGGCACGGCGGATCGCGGCGGGCGCGGCCTACGGCGGTGGCAGCATCGGCTTGATCGGTGCGGCGGCCGTGGGCGTGTTCCTGGCGGAGGTCCAGCTCGCGAAGCGGCAGGTGGGCGGCGGGACGGCTCCGGTCCCGCCGAGCGCGGACGGACGGTACGGAGTGGCGTTCGCCGGGCCGAACGACGCGATGCGGCTCGGGATGCTCGGGGACTCGACGGCCGCCGGCCAGGGGGTGCGGCGGGCCGGGCACACCCCGGGTGCGCTGCTGGCCTCGGGGCTCGCGGCGGTGGCCGAGCGGCCGGTGGACCTGCGGAACGTGGCTCTGCCGGGGGCCAGGTCGGACGATCTGGAGCGGCAGGTGTCGCTGCTGCTGGCGGACCCGGCACGCGTCCCGGACGTCTGCGTGATCATGATCGGGGCGAACGACGTCACGCACCGGATGCCCGCGACCCAGTCGGTGCGCTGTCTGACGACGGCGGTGCGCAGGCTGCGGACGGCGGGGGCGGAGGTGGTCGTCGGGACCTGCCCGGACCTGGGCACGATCGAGCCGGTCTACCAGCCGTTGCGCTGGGTGGCCCGGCGGGTGAGCCGGCAGCTGGCGGCCGCGCAGACCATCGGCGCGGTGGAGCAGGGGGGTCGCACGGTGTCGCTGGGCGATCTGCTGGGCCCCGAGTTCGCGGCCAACCCGCGCGAGCTGTTCGGCCCGGACAACTACCACCCCTCCGCCGAGGGCTATGCCACGGCGGCCATGGCGGTGCTGCCCACGCTGTGCGCGGTGCTGGGTCTGTGGCCGGAGACCGACCGGCTGGACGGCGGGCGCCGCGAGGACATCCTCCCGGTGGCGAAGGCCGCGTCGCAGGCGGCCCGGGAGGCCGGTACGGAGGTCACGGGGGCGCGCGCTCCCTGGGCGCTCCTCAAGCACCGTCGGCGGCGGCGCCTGCCCGCCTCCACGGAGCCCACCCCGCACCCGCACCCGGACGCCGCCCACGGGCCCGTGTAG
- a CDS encoding cystathionine beta-synthase, whose product MQFHDSMISLVGNTPLVRLRNVTAGIQATVLAKVEYFNPGGSVKDRIALRMIEAAEQSGELKPGGTIVEPTSGNTGVGLAIVAQQKGYKCIFVCPDKVSTDKINVLRAYGAEVVVCPTAVDPEHPDSYYNVSDRLVTETPGAWKPDQYSNPNNPRSHYETTGPELWEQTEGKITHFVAGVGTGGTISGTGRYLKEISEGAVQVIGADPEGSVYSGGSGRPYLVEGVGEDFWPSAYDRTVTDEIVAVSDKDSFQMTRRLAKEEGLLVGGSCGMAVVGALEVARRLGPEDVVVVLLPDSGRGYLSKIFNDEWMADYGFLENTGSSANVGAVLDFKEGPMPSLVHMHPEETVGEAIEVLREYGVSQMPIVKPGAGHPDVMAAEVIGSVVERQLLDALFTQRASLTDPLEKHMSAPLPQVGSGEPVEDLMAVLSGTDGADAAIVLVEGKPKGVVSRQDLLAFLAKDAGAAKA is encoded by the coding sequence GTGCAATTCCACGATTCGATGATCAGTCTTGTCGGCAACACCCCGCTGGTGAGGCTGCGCAACGTCACGGCAGGCATCCAGGCGACGGTCCTGGCCAAGGTCGAGTACTTCAACCCCGGCGGGTCGGTGAAGGACCGCATCGCGCTGCGCATGATCGAGGCGGCCGAGCAGAGCGGGGAGCTGAAGCCCGGCGGCACGATCGTCGAGCCGACCAGCGGCAACACGGGCGTCGGCCTCGCCATCGTCGCCCAGCAGAAGGGCTACAAGTGCATCTTCGTCTGCCCGGACAAGGTGTCCACGGACAAGATCAACGTGCTGCGCGCGTACGGCGCGGAGGTCGTCGTCTGCCCCACCGCCGTTGACCCCGAGCACCCGGACTCGTACTACAACGTCTCCGACCGGCTGGTCACCGAGACGCCGGGCGCCTGGAAGCCCGACCAGTACTCCAACCCGAACAACCCGCGCTCCCACTACGAGACCACCGGTCCCGAACTGTGGGAGCAGACGGAGGGGAAGATCACCCACTTCGTCGCGGGCGTCGGCACCGGCGGCACGATCAGCGGCACCGGGCGCTACCTCAAGGAGATCAGCGAGGGCGCGGTCCAGGTCATCGGCGCGGACCCGGAGGGCTCGGTCTACTCCGGCGGCTCGGGGCGGCCGTATCTGGTCGAGGGCGTCGGCGAGGACTTCTGGCCGAGCGCGTACGACCGCACCGTCACCGACGAGATCGTCGCGGTGTCCGACAAGGACTCCTTCCAGATGACGCGGCGGCTCGCCAAGGAGGAGGGGCTGCTCGTCGGCGGCTCCTGCGGCATGGCGGTCGTCGGAGCCCTGGAGGTCGCCAGGCGGCTCGGCCCCGAGGACGTCGTCGTGGTGCTGCTCCCCGACAGTGGGCGCGGCTACCTGAGCAAAATTTTCAACGACGAGTGGATGGCCGACTACGGCTTCCTGGAGAACACCGGCTCCTCCGCCAACGTCGGCGCGGTCCTGGACTTCAAGGAGGGCCCGATGCCCTCCCTGGTCCACATGCACCCGGAGGAGACGGTCGGCGAGGCCATCGAGGTGCTCCGCGAGTACGGCGTCTCCCAGATGCCGATCGTGAAGCCGGGCGCCGGTCACCCGGACGTGATGGCCGCCGAGGTCATCGGATCCGTCGTGGAGCGGCAGCTGCTGGACGCGCTGTTCACCCAGCGCGCCTCGCTGACCGACCCGCTGGAGAAGCACATGTCGGCCCCGCTGCCGCAGGTCGGCTCCGGCGAACCGGTCGAGGACCTGATGGCCGTGCTCAGTGGCACGGACGGGGCCGACGCGGCGATCGTGCTCGTCGAGGGCAAGCCCAAGGGTGTCGTGAGCAGGCAGGACCTGCTGGCGTTCCTCGCCAAGGACGCGGGCGCGGCGAAGGCCTGA
- a CDS encoding ABC transporter ATP-binding protein, which produces MTTTPTVHRATAVAARATELSKVYGEGETQVVALDRVTVDFPQGEFTAIMGPSGSGKSTLMHCVAGLDSFSSGSVRIGETELSTLKDKQLTQLRRDKIGFIFQAFNLLPTLTALENITLPMDIAGRKPDAAWLQKVIDMVGLSDRLKHRPTELSGGQQQRVAVARALASQPEIIFGDEPTGNLDSRSGAEVLGFLRNSVRELGQTVVMVTHDPVAASYADRVIFLADGAVVDQMMHPTADGVLDRMKAFDAKGRTS; this is translated from the coding sequence GTGACCACCACCCCCACCGTTCACCGCGCCACCGCGGTGGCTGCCCGCGCCACGGAGCTGTCGAAGGTCTACGGCGAGGGCGAGACGCAGGTCGTTGCCCTGGACCGGGTGACCGTGGACTTCCCACAGGGCGAGTTCACCGCGATCATGGGCCCCTCGGGCTCCGGCAAGTCGACGCTGATGCACTGCGTCGCCGGACTCGACAGCTTCAGCAGCGGTTCGGTGCGCATCGGCGAGACCGAGCTCTCCACGCTGAAGGACAAGCAGCTCACCCAGTTGCGCCGGGACAAGATCGGCTTCATCTTCCAGGCGTTCAACCTGCTGCCGACGCTCACCGCGCTGGAGAACATCACCCTGCCGATGGACATCGCCGGCCGCAAGCCGGACGCCGCGTGGCTCCAGAAGGTGATCGACATGGTCGGGCTCTCGGACCGGCTGAAGCACCGCCCGACCGAGCTCTCCGGCGGTCAGCAGCAGCGCGTCGCCGTGGCCCGCGCCCTGGCCTCGCAGCCCGAGATCATCTTCGGTGACGAGCCGACCGGAAACCTGGACTCCCGCTCCGGCGCCGAGGTCCTCGGCTTCCTGCGCAACTCGGTGCGCGAGCTGGGCCAGACCGTGGTGATGGTGACGCACGACCCGGTCGCCGCCTCCTACGCGGACCGGGTCATCTTCCTCGCGGACGGCGCGGTCGTCGACCAGATGATGCACCCGACCGCCGACGGGGTCCTCGACCGGATGAAGGCGTTCGACGCGAAGGGCCGCACGAGCTGA